A window of Sulfurimonas gotlandica GD1 contains these coding sequences:
- a CDS encoding gamma-glutamylcyclotransferase family protein, whose amino-acid sequence MSLKIFSYGTLQKSKFTRGKEVKPGTLTGAYEIMSGNFPLLQEMYKGTNVISGLLFEVTQDEINEIDDYENMPHFFKRQEKEIVLEDGTKATAWVYLLNEQIG is encoded by the coding sequence ATGAGTTTAAAGATATTTAGTTACGGGACACTGCAAAAAAGCAAATTTACAAGGGGAAAAGAAGTAAAGCCAGGGACACTTACCGGAGCATATGAAATAATGAGTGGAAACTTTCCATTACTCCAAGAGATGTACAAGGGAACAAATGTTATCAGCGGACTTCTTTTTGAAGTAACACAAGATGAGATTAACGAGATAGATGATTATGAAAATATGCCTCATTTTTTTAAAAGACAAGAAAAAGAGATAGTTTTGGAAGATGGTACTAAAGCTACAGCCTGGGTATATCTTTTAAATGAGCAAATAGGTTAA
- a CDS encoding response regulator transcription factor, producing the protein MVKNSIIVVEDDEITALNLNLSLQKHGYNVIAVCDNATQAKNKIQAYKPDLVIIDISLDESNDGIELAKVVRQKYNIPFIFLTSYSDDDIIAQAKLTEPYGYIVKPFDPNSLHATIQMAIFKYEVENERKDNIDSLKVDKLNLEKLLYSKRASDKPIVPFGDKYHLDISVCETFYNGKKIKLTKKENAFLRLLVAQLGLVVSFEQAMNYVWDESGATENSVRTLVWRLRNKLETDIIKNASGIGYYIEE; encoded by the coding sequence ATGGTTAAAAATAGTATTATAGTTGTAGAAGATGATGAAATCACAGCACTAAATCTCAACTTATCACTTCAAAAACATGGTTACAACGTGATTGCAGTGTGTGATAATGCTACTCAGGCAAAAAATAAGATTCAGGCATACAAACCTGATCTTGTAATTATAGACATCTCTCTAGATGAGAGTAACGATGGAATAGAACTGGCAAAAGTAGTACGCCAAAAATATAATATCCCATTTATATTCCTTACTTCTTACAGTGATGATGACATAATTGCACAAGCAAAACTGACTGAACCATACGGCTACATTGTAAAGCCATTTGACCCAAACTCTCTTCATGCAACCATTCAGATGGCTATTTTCAAGTATGAAGTTGAGAACGAAAGAAAAGATAATATAGACTCACTTAAAGTTGATAAATTAAATTTAGAGAAACTTCTTTACTCAAAAAGAGCTTCTGATAAACCTATTGTTCCTTTTGGCGATAAATATCACCTTGACATTAGTGTATGTGAAACATTTTATAATGGTAAAAAAATCAAACTTACTAAAAAAGAGAATGCATTTTTGCGTCTACTTGTAGCACAACTAGGACTAGTTGTTAGTTTCGAGCAAGCAATGAACTATGTTTGGGATGAAAGCGGTGCAACAGAAAACAGCGTAAGAACTCTTGTTTGGAGACTAAGAAACAAACTTGAGACTGATATCATCAAAAATGCTTCGGGTATAGGTTACTACATAGAAGAATAA
- a CDS encoding response regulator transcription factor, protein MEINIVKLKTYASTCSVLYVEDDEVIRTQTASFLGRFFPDVVLAEDGAIGLAKYEKREFDVVITDINMPNMNGIEMIEAIKEIYYDQIILVTSAHNDSEYLMKLINLDVNRFVLKPFNNKQFLYVLYKIAEELTFENEREQLQDEIISLSKNAQIIVDEINIGIVIIKDNEVTMANRAFLEIGGFDSYDTLKLEMPEIGVLFEEASHCVNAASNKDLIKQLEQLDDDEKKVRIIKDAKTYEYQVTSTKLEDENSHILTFTDITAIHNALYKDEHTKLPIRKFVLEKIELLKHGVSELGVIIVSAKNFENIAKWYGKVEATAVEVEFSTIVKEIKDEQLPNAFIGYFGVNQIVIISDKYDMSEVYKKLKDIQLSTEELFTKHDRTDLKFHLSTQAKLLKLDTSKKLNDLEVDLINAFDLM, encoded by the coding sequence GTGGAAATCAATATTGTCAAGTTGAAAACATATGCCTCGACATGTTCCGTATTATATGTAGAAGATGATGAAGTTATCCGTACTCAGACAGCCAGTTTTTTAGGTCGTTTTTTTCCAGATGTAGTTTTGGCGGAAGATGGGGCTATAGGCCTAGCAAAGTATGAAAAACGTGAGTTTGATGTTGTTATCACTGATATAAATATGCCAAATATGAATGGTATAGAGATGATCGAAGCTATAAAAGAGATATATTATGATCAGATTATTCTGGTTACTTCTGCTCATAATGACAGTGAGTATCTAATGAAACTGATAAACCTTGATGTTAATAGATTTGTATTGAAACCATTTAATAATAAGCAGTTTTTATATGTACTTTACAAAATAGCAGAAGAACTTACATTTGAGAATGAGAGAGAACAGCTCCAAGATGAGATTATCTCGCTTTCTAAAAACGCTCAAATAATTGTTGATGAGATTAACATTGGAATCGTTATCATCAAAGATAATGAAGTTACTATGGCAAATAGAGCTTTTTTAGAGATAGGAGGATTTGATTCATATGATACACTCAAACTTGAGATGCCAGAGATAGGCGTACTTTTTGAAGAAGCATCTCACTGTGTAAATGCTGCTTCAAACAAAGATCTTATAAAACAGCTAGAGCAGTTAGATGATGATGAGAAAAAAGTAAGAATCATAAAAGATGCAAAAACTTACGAGTATCAGGTCACTTCAACAAAACTAGAAGATGAAAATAGTCATATACTTACTTTTACTGATATAACAGCTATTCATAATGCACTTTATAAAGATGAACATACAAAGTTACCAATCAGAAAATTTGTTTTAGAAAAAATAGAGCTTTTAAAACATGGTGTCAGTGAATTGGGTGTAATTATAGTTAGTGCAAAGAACTTTGAAAATATTGCGAAATGGTACGGTAAAGTAGAAGCTACAGCCGTAGAGGTAGAGTTCTCTACTATTGTAAAAGAGATTAAAGATGAGCAGTTGCCAAATGCTTTTATTGGCTATTTTGGAGTGAATCAAATAGTAATAATCTCTGATAAGTATGATATGAGTGAAGTATATAAAAAACTTAAAGACATACAGTTATCTACGGAAGAGCTATTTACTAAGCATGATAGAACAGATCTGAAGTTTCACTTATCAACACAGGCTAAACTGCTAAAACTCGATACCAGTAAAAAGTTAAATGATTTAGAAGTAGACTTAATCAACGCATTTGATTTAATGTGA
- a CDS encoding response regulator yields MAKKIILVDDSRTILVTAEMALDELVADGSITLVTYLSPVELRDALVEGREDFDLLISDVNMPQLDGLELVTEIKQLEAFKTKPILILTTESSAQMKARGKEIGVTGWMVKPFSDEKLVKSIKMVLGI; encoded by the coding sequence TTGGCTAAGAAAATTATATTAGTAGATGATTCTCGGACTATTTTAGTGACAGCTGAAATGGCTTTAGATGAGTTGGTAGCAGATGGATCTATTACCCTTGTTACATATTTAAGTCCTGTAGAATTGCGAGATGCATTAGTAGAGGGTAGAGAAGATTTTGATTTGCTTATTAGTGATGTGAATATGCCACAACTTGATGGTTTGGAACTTGTTACCGAAATAAAACAACTAGAAGCCTTCAAAACAAAACCTATACTTATCCTTACTACTGAGAGCTCTGCTCAGATGAAGGCAAGAGGAAAAGAGATAGGAGTTACTGGCTGGATGGTTAAACCATTTAGTGATGAGAAGCTGGTAAAATCAATCAAGATGGTTCTAGGAATTTAA
- a CDS encoding GIY-YIG nuclease family protein encodes MSYFVYILECDDNTLYTGIATDVQRRLDEHNNSDKGAKYTKIRRPVKLVYSEAQDDRSSASKREHAIKKLKRKEKLELINA; translated from the coding sequence ATGTCTTACTTTGTTTATATACTTGAATGTGACGATAACACTTTATATACGGGAATAGCCACTGATGTGCAAAGACGGCTTGATGAGCATAATAACTCAGACAAGGGTGCAAAGTACACAAAAATACGCCGTCCCGTAAAGCTTGTTTACAGTGAAGCACAAGATGATAGAAGTAGTGCATCAAAACGGGAACATGCCATCAAAAAACTAAAACGAAAAGAGAAATTGGAATTGATAAATGCTTAA
- a CDS encoding c-type heme family protein: MLDKLIRKITIIFIVTFMFGSTVFYFVLDVYHEKEAYKLIRQNVLLSESMQKYVSEFQKPAVYELINDYNLSKEYFNPALLSSTFIIGHVDKIFQENIANQEHIINKIEFKFASDNPTNPLNKATAYESKILKLFNETDIKSYSERIKLNGEDYLFFALPTRKNTKACLRCHGDYKDAPKDMLEMYGTENGFNEKEGHIRSINAIYSAVDSDDNMMIFFSLVEALMLFVFLSIYFTVRYFVIQLNKKDQFIAKQSRFAAMGEMISMIAHQWRQPLTGMSMTTNNLLLDIELEDIDEDRFTKNLNLINKQIGYLSHTIDDFKNFFKPDCKSEIVDANAVIDESCHVISSTLKNHGIELERDYEDNVKTMTKKNDLMQIILNLVKNAMDAYVENKIQERVIKLSTKKINGSIQIVVQDNAGGIPKDIIEKIFDPYFSTKDKKNGTGLGLYMSKMIVEDHLQGILSVETKDDSTSFTIKIPVKEGM, translated from the coding sequence ATGTTAGATAAACTAATCCGAAAAATAACAATAATCTTCATCGTTACTTTTATGTTTGGTTCTACTGTTTTTTATTTTGTTTTAGATGTTTATCATGAGAAAGAAGCTTATAAACTGATTAGGCAAAATGTACTTCTCTCAGAGTCTATGCAGAAGTATGTTTCAGAGTTTCAAAAGCCTGCCGTTTATGAACTTATAAACGATTATAACCTTTCAAAAGAGTACTTTAATCCTGCTCTATTGTCATCTACTTTTATCATTGGACATGTAGATAAAATATTTCAAGAAAATATAGCAAATCAAGAACATATAATCAATAAAATTGAATTTAAGTTTGCAAGTGACAATCCTACAAATCCTCTGAATAAAGCGACTGCTTATGAGTCAAAAATATTAAAACTTTTTAACGAAACAGATATAAAATCTTATTCTGAGAGAATCAAACTTAACGGCGAAGATTATCTCTTTTTTGCACTTCCAACGAGAAAAAACACTAAGGCTTGTCTAAGATGCCACGGCGATTATAAAGATGCACCAAAAGATATGCTGGAGATGTATGGGACTGAGAATGGATTTAATGAAAAAGAAGGACATATACGTTCTATAAATGCTATCTATTCTGCTGTTGATTCAGATGATAATATGATGATTTTTTTCTCGCTTGTAGAAGCATTGATGCTCTTTGTCTTTTTAAGTATATATTTTACTGTTAGATATTTTGTCATACAGCTTAATAAAAAAGATCAGTTCATAGCAAAACAGTCTCGTTTTGCAGCTATGGGTGAGATGATAAGCATGATAGCCCATCAGTGGAGACAACCACTCACCGGAATGAGTATGACTACGAATAACCTGCTATTAGATATTGAGTTAGAAGATATTGATGAAGATAGGTTTACCAAAAATCTAAATCTTATTAATAAGCAGATAGGTTACCTCTCACACACAATAGATGATTTTAAAAACTTTTTCAAGCCTGATTGTAAATCAGAAATAGTAGATGCAAATGCTGTTATAGATGAGTCTTGTCATGTGATCAGTTCTACACTTAAAAACCATGGTATTGAGTTAGAGCGAGACTATGAAGATAATGTAAAGACTATGACAAAGAAAAATGATCTAATGCAGATAATTTTAAACCTTGTTAAAAATGCGATGGATGCATATGTTGAGAACAAGATTCAAGAACGGGTTATAAAGCTCTCAACCAAAAAGATAAACGGCAGCATTCAAATAGTTGTGCAAGATAATGCAGGCGGGATTCCTAAAGATATTATAGAAAAGATATTTGATCCATACTTTAGTACAAAAGATAAGAAAAACGGTACAGGTCTTGGGCTTTATATGTCCAAGATGATTGTTGAAGACCATCTTCAAGGAATTCTTAGTGTTGAAACTAAAGATGATTCAACAAGTTTTACTATTAAAATACCTGTAAAAGAGGGGATGTAA
- a CDS encoding 5'-nucleotidase: MAFNLENTLVIGISATALFDLSKEDKLFEKEFKNNPENAIQRYREYMLNNEHLPLEEGIGFPLIKSLLDLNKYQKKGDSPLVEVVIMSRNSPDTGVMVLNNIKKQNLHITRSAFTAGESSADYLEAFDVDLFLTTNEADAQKVIDKKVCASAVLSTPPEYKCDIPDGQVRIAFDGDAVLFDESSELVYKTDGIEAFHENEHNSQDIPMNEGPFASFLKKLARLQERLPMKMELSPVRIALVTARNAPSDIRVIKTLRHWGVYVDEAFFLGGIEKSKILKAFKAHIFFDDQDVHLKTSSLVVPCGKVLYPSSSALKN; the protein is encoded by the coding sequence TTGGCATTTAACTTAGAAAACACTCTCGTTATTGGAATCTCTGCTACTGCGCTTTTTGACCTATCCAAAGAAGATAAACTTTTTGAAAAAGAGTTTAAAAACAATCCAGAAAATGCTATTCAAAGATACAGAGAGTATATGCTTAATAATGAGCACTTGCCGCTTGAAGAAGGAATAGGTTTTCCTCTTATAAAATCGCTTCTTGATTTGAATAAGTATCAAAAAAAAGGTGACTCTCCACTTGTTGAAGTTGTGATAATGTCAAGAAACTCTCCAGACACAGGAGTAATGGTTTTGAATAATATAAAAAAACAAAATCTACATATAACACGTTCTGCTTTTACTGCCGGTGAATCAAGTGCAGACTACTTAGAAGCTTTTGATGTTGACCTTTTTTTAACTACAAATGAAGCAGATGCACAAAAAGTCATAGATAAAAAGGTATGTGCTTCTGCTGTTTTATCTACACCTCCTGAGTATAAATGTGATATACCAGATGGCCAAGTAAGAATTGCTTTTGATGGTGATGCAGTACTTTTTGATGAGAGCAGTGAGCTTGTTTATAAGACAGATGGAATAGAAGCTTTTCATGAAAACGAGCACAACTCTCAAGACATTCCTATGAATGAAGGACCCTTTGCATCTTTTTTAAAAAAACTTGCACGCTTACAAGAGAGACTTCCCATGAAGATGGAGCTTTCACCGGTTAGGATAGCTTTAGTAACTGCAAGGAATGCTCCTTCAGATATAAGAGTAATCAAGACTTTAAGACACTGGGGAGTATATGTTGATGAAGCTTTTTTTCTAGGCGGAATAGAGAAGAGTAAAATACTAAAAGCTTTTAAAGCTCATATATTTTTTGATGATCAAGATGTACATCTCAAGACCTCCTCATTAGTTGTACCCTGTGGAAAAGTGTTATATCCATCTTCTTCAGCATTAAAAAATTAA
- a CDS encoding YaiI/YqxD family protein, with translation MLNVYVDGDAFPNLLKPILFRSIERLGIDTFVVSNKKIDIGKSKNITYMIVDAGADEADHKIVEMVQEGDLVITADIPLADRVISKNAHAIDHRGELYSVDNIKQYLAMRDLMEKIRDSGELTRGPKAFSSKDAHEFANQLNSFLAKWCKN, from the coding sequence ATGCTTAATGTATATGTAGACGGAGATGCTTTTCCAAACCTTCTAAAGCCGATTTTATTTCGCTCAATTGAGAGGCTTGGAATTGATACTTTTGTTGTTTCAAACAAAAAAATAGATATTGGAAAATCTAAAAATATAACGTATATGATTGTAGATGCTGGAGCTGATGAAGCTGACCATAAAATTGTAGAGATGGTTCAAGAAGGTGATTTAGTTATTACTGCTGATATTCCACTAGCTGACAGAGTTATAAGTAAAAATGCTCATGCAATAGATCATCGTGGCGAACTTTATAGTGTTGACAACATCAAACAATATCTTGCTATGAGAGACTTGATGGAGAAGATTCGTGATAGTGGAGAGTTGACTAGAGGACCAAAAGCATTTTCTTCTAAAGATGCTCATGAATTTGCAAACCAGTTAAACAGTTTTTTGGCAAAGTGGTGTAAAAATTAG
- a CDS encoding chemotaxis protein CheW, with protein MIKDTPKKKHTMANKYLTFFVEDELYGLSISKIKEIIAPIHITNIPKTPKFIKGIINLRGSIIPVIDIRLKFGMDEKESDVNTAIIIYEVDGISIGFIVDQVEDVILLDDDHIVDTPNFGNNIDTSFIEKVAEIDENVVVMLLDLQKIFEASELLDIKTIKLNEKQTKKVKS; from the coding sequence GTGATAAAAGATACACCAAAGAAAAAGCACACGATGGCAAATAAATATTTGACCTTCTTTGTTGAAGATGAATTATATGGGCTTAGCATCTCAAAGATAAAAGAGATTATTGCACCAATACACATTACGAATATCCCAAAAACACCGAAATTTATTAAAGGTATTATTAATCTGCGTGGTTCTATTATCCCTGTAATAGATATAAGGCTGAAATTTGGAATGGATGAAAAAGAATCTGATGTAAACACTGCAATCATCATATATGAAGTCGATGGAATCTCAATAGGTTTTATTGTAGACCAGGTTGAAGATGTGATACTTCTAGATGATGATCATATCGTAGATACTCCTAACTTCGGTAACAACATAGATACATCATTTATAGAAAAAGTTGCAGAGATAGATGAAAATGTCGTTGTTATGCTTTTAGACTTGCAAAAGATATTTGAAGCATCTGAACTGCTAGATATTAAAACAATAAAATTAAATGAAAAACAGACAAAAAAGGTGAAATCATGA
- a CDS encoding ATP-binding protein: protein MKSQVPNLIDTQEIFIANKNDILSQWLSYGPPQKILQLHDIDRDYFLQEYASGVFDYFMGVISGDVKIGNCPIMQDLLSYLKNREISADELFEICSHFRRSMIDFSYDKDLDSKEMANEISYIFDKNFRGILKYYTDTIFQKLIDARLEADKASQAKEYFLSNMSHEIRTPLNAILGFVNLLIDEDVSKKHRTYLDIILNSGENLLSIINDILDFSKLRSGEFTIEPKIFSLHDEISHTMELFVASANVKDITITSFIDPHIPKELYADALRIKQILSNFLSNAIKFTPNGGHISVEAACHHGILKLSVTDSGIGIAEEDIENIFTAFAQAQHSQQKNCDGTGLGLSICHQLARHMNGSVHAKSIVGNGSEFWVEMPVDAHSELCPIYEDVTAFKTLKIAIISKESKNRYKEESFLRYADVFGMNTEIIDSIDKEFDIALFVEEDVDREFISKAINSDKKFIAMVSKPNDEYDKYDNITSISFPLYCSKIRDTFNELLNPDSYSPHQHEVSTKFIGHILVAEDNEANQELIKILLQKYGLTYDLAENGYEAVELYKLNNYDMILMDEQMPVMDGNEAVNKIAEYEIKRGLRHTPVSALTANVIKGAKERGLLSGFDSFLGKPIILKELERVFALYLKINSAQEAVKEKVKNFQSSISGLDAQKLKDELMLNEDELLMLLNLFIKKMKKQIPELKTAIEAKDYKKIALNAHSIKGSSGNFRIEFLQNSASEMENMAKSKNSEYNYMKVFEKIRERVQEINIS, encoded by the coding sequence ATGAAATCACAAGTACCAAATTTAATTGATACACAAGAGATATTTATAGCTAATAAAAATGATATTTTATCTCAGTGGTTGTCATATGGCCCACCACAGAAAATTTTGCAACTGCATGATATAGACAGAGATTACTTTTTACAAGAGTATGCCAGTGGTGTTTTTGACTATTTTATGGGAGTTATATCTGGAGATGTTAAAATAGGAAACTGTCCTATTATGCAAGATTTACTCTCATATTTAAAAAATAGAGAGATTAGCGCAGACGAGCTTTTTGAGATCTGTAGTCACTTTCGTCGTTCAATGATTGATTTTTCATATGACAAAGATCTCGATTCAAAGGAGATGGCGAATGAAATCTCTTATATCTTTGATAAAAACTTTAGAGGTATTTTAAAGTACTACACAGACACTATCTTTCAAAAACTAATTGACGCAAGGCTCGAAGCAGATAAAGCTTCACAAGCTAAAGAGTATTTTTTATCTAATATGTCACATGAGATTAGAACTCCTCTGAATGCTATTTTAGGTTTTGTAAACCTTCTGATAGATGAAGATGTGTCTAAAAAACATAGAACATATTTAGACATTATTTTAAATAGTGGAGAGAATCTTCTCAGTATTATAAATGATATTCTGGACTTTTCAAAACTTCGCAGTGGTGAGTTTACTATTGAGCCAAAAATATTTTCTCTTCATGATGAAATAAGCCATACAATGGAGCTTTTTGTTGCAAGTGCAAACGTTAAAGATATAACTATCACATCTTTTATTGATCCGCACATTCCAAAAGAGTTATATGCAGATGCTCTTAGAATTAAGCAGATACTTTCCAACTTTTTAAGTAACGCAATTAAGTTTACTCCAAATGGAGGTCACATAAGTGTAGAAGCTGCCTGTCATCATGGAATACTTAAACTAAGTGTAACTGACAGTGGTATAGGAATCGCCGAAGAAGATATAGAAAATATATTTACAGCTTTCGCTCAGGCGCAACATAGTCAACAGAAAAACTGTGATGGCACAGGTTTAGGACTTTCAATTTGTCATCAACTTGCACGTCATATGAATGGAAGTGTTCATGCCAAGTCGATAGTTGGTAACGGAAGTGAGTTCTGGGTAGAGATGCCAGTAGATGCACACAGCGAACTATGCCCTATTTATGAAGATGTTACGGCATTTAAAACTCTTAAAATTGCAATCATTTCAAAAGAGTCAAAGAATAGATATAAAGAGGAATCTTTTTTAAGATATGCAGATGTATTTGGAATGAATACAGAGATAATAGATAGTATAGACAAAGAGTTTGACATTGCTCTATTTGTTGAAGAAGATGTTGACAGAGAGTTTATAAGCAAAGCAATAAACTCGGACAAAAAATTTATAGCTATGGTTAGTAAGCCAAATGATGAATATGATAAATATGACAATATCACATCTATCTCATTTCCTTTATACTGTTCAAAAATCAGAGATACTTTTAATGAACTGCTAAATCCTGATTCATACTCTCCTCATCAACACGAAGTAAGTACGAAGTTTATAGGGCATATTCTTGTAGCTGAGGATAATGAAGCAAATCAAGAGCTTATTAAAATCTTACTTCAAAAGTATGGTCTTACATATGATCTTGCTGAGAATGGTTATGAAGCAGTAGAATTATATAAGCTAAATAACTACGACATGATACTCATGGATGAGCAGATGCCGGTTATGGACGGAAATGAGGCAGTTAATAAGATTGCAGAGTATGAGATAAAAAGAGGACTTAGACACACCCCAGTCTCAGCTCTTACTGCAAATGTAATAAAAGGTGCAAAAGAGAGAGGACTATTAAGTGGCTTTGACTCATTTTTAGGTAAGCCAATAATTTTAAAAGAGCTAGAGAGAGTTTTCGCACTTTATTTAAAAATAAACTCTGCACAAGAAGCGGTAAAAGAAAAAGTCAAAAATTTTCAAAGTAGTATTTCAGGGCTAGATGCTCAAAAGTTAAAAGATGAATTGATGTTGAATGAAGATGAGTTACTAATGCTTCTTAATCTATTTATTAAAAAGATGAAAAAGCAGATACCTGAGCTTAAAACTGCCATAGAAGCAAAAGACTATAAAAAGATTGCACTTAATGCGCATAGCATCAAAGGATCTAGTGGAAACTTTAGGATAGAGTTCTTGCAAAACAGTGCCAGTGAAATGGAGAATATGGCGAAGTCTAAAAATAGTGAATATAATTATATGAAAGTTTTTGAAAAAATTAGAGAGAGAGTTCAAGAAATAAATATTTCTTAA
- a CDS encoding WD40 repeat domain-containing protein: MFKLIFTFLLLLSVVVAKDILPTFKLRSVGFVSDFVVDANLLYAANDMGTIDVFDLNSKKIINQIILPPVTTAMNKLISANIMSVDYLNGKVLIVSVGKDAYRNVWVYENYELKNIINEEKKLTIKEARFLSDGQIIFGTLGSEVILHDRREQYNIYKTQASHSTLGDIMLSSDKTEIVIADESGAIKLLDAKSSKIKRTYDSQNVDNIFHVAYSNGVVLTAGQDRRIAVYQNGQKDYHIKSNFLVYCVGLSPSAETGVYSSGEEHYLQLFNPTTKIQGDRLVGHDKPVNQIRFINEKELFSSEGRRDIFYWKLD; this comes from the coding sequence ATGTTTAAACTAATATTCACCTTTTTACTACTGCTATCCGTAGTTGTGGCAAAAGATATCCTTCCGACCTTCAAACTTCGTTCAGTTGGTTTTGTAAGTGACTTTGTCGTAGATGCCAACCTTCTATATGCTGCTAATGATATGGGAACTATAGATGTATTTGACCTTAATAGTAAAAAAATTATCAATCAGATTATCCTTCCTCCTGTTACTACTGCCATGAACAAACTCATATCTGCAAATATTATGAGTGTTGATTATCTAAATGGCAAAGTTCTCATAGTCAGCGTCGGAAAAGATGCTTATAGAAACGTATGGGTATATGAGAACTATGAACTTAAGAACATAATAAATGAAGAAAAAAAACTAACTATCAAAGAAGCTCGTTTTTTAAGTGACGGGCAGATTATTTTTGGAACACTAGGCTCAGAAGTAATCCTTCATGACAGACGTGAACAATACAACATTTACAAGACTCAAGCCTCACACAGTACACTCGGTGATATAATGCTGAGTAGTGACAAAACTGAGATAGTAATTGCAGACGAAAGTGGCGCAATTAAGCTTTTAGATGCCAAAAGTTCTAAGATAAAACGTACCTACGATTCACAAAATGTTGATAATATCTTTCATGTTGCCTATAGTAACGGTGTGGTTCTAACCGCCGGACAAGATAGACGAATAGCTGTATATCAAAATGGACAAAAAGATTACCACATTAAAAGTAACTTTTTAGTCTACTGTGTTGGTCTGAGTCCAAGTGCGGAAACAGGTGTATACTCAAGCGGGGAAGAACACTACCTACAACTGTTTAACCCAACTACAAAGATTCAAGGTGATCGCCTTGTAGGTCATGACAAGCCTGTAAATCAAATAAGATTTATAAATGAAAAAGAGCTTTTTAGCTCTGAGGGCAGAAGAGATATTTTCTACTGGAAATTAGACTAA
- a CDS encoding peptide deformylase translates to MVRDIITYPTPPSVEYGTDVRVFNEEIISIIQDLKDTIEANSLEALAAFQIGAMYNIIVIKKGDMSFVAGDDGFLELINPRIISCSEKISTVEKTAYFPGLSANVERHNNVSIIYEDKNFKQHNLKATGGEAILLQRKIDYTFGSSFINKLSKDEKKLFEKKLEFGSDIAISESCPTTFKRDYILKAINTMMIAMALLIVASLFVSVESTQESMWSYQLYASYGVLGLSLIYFFYAQYEGKQFTSCTSCQIGNIIGTTVITLIKLTLIMLISFFIVNP, encoded by the coding sequence ATGGTAAGAGATATTATTACTTATCCAACTCCACCAAGTGTAGAGTATGGAACAGATGTAAGAGTATTTAATGAAGAGATAATATCAATAATCCAAGATTTAAAAGATACGATCGAAGCAAACTCTCTTGAAGCATTAGCAGCATTCCAAATAGGTGCGATGTACAATATAATAGTTATTAAAAAAGGAGATATGTCCTTTGTGGCTGGTGATGACGGTTTTTTAGAATTGATAAATCCAAGAATTATAAGTTGCAGCGAGAAGATTTCTACAGTTGAAAAAACAGCATACTTTCCAGGGTTAAGTGCAAATGTAGAGAGACACAATAACGTCTCTATCATATATGAAGACAAGAATTTTAAACAGCATAATCTAAAGGCAACTGGTGGTGAAGCTATCCTGCTTCAAAGAAAGATAGATTATACATTTGGCTCATCGTTTATAAATAAGTTATCAAAAGATGAGAAAAAATTATTTGAGAAAAAGCTTGAGTTTGGAAGCGATATAGCAATCTCAGAGAGTTGTCCAACTACTTTTAAAAGAGATTATATATTAAAAGCCATAAATACTATGATGATTGCGATGGCTCTTTTAATAGTTGCATCTCTGTTTGTATCTGTAGAATCAACACAGGAGTCTATGTGGTCTTATCAGCTATATGCTTCTTATGGTGTTTTAGGACTCTCCCTTATCTACTTTTTTTATGCACAGTATGAAGGAAAACAGTTTACATCTTGTACAAGTTGTCAGATTGGAAATATTATAGGAACAACTGTCATAACGCTGATAAAGTTAACGCTTATAATGCTAATATCTTTTTTTATAGTAAACCCATAA